The following are encoded together in the Flavihumibacter fluvii genome:
- a CDS encoding DUF6544 family protein, protein MKYLFALAIFMHGLIHLMGFAKAFRFGNMAQLTKDISKPAGSFWLLACGLFLTCAVGFLLKKDWWPILAMLAVATSTVVILISWKDARLGMIPNLMILLVAIAAWTTQRFEASFKQDVMDNLQRTNNLAIDLLIENDIRLLPKPVQKYLHYAGALNKPKVKNMRVVFEGEMRSRSKGWFKFQSVQYNFFDEPARLFFMKANMFGTAIPGYHKYQNASATMDVKPFGLFSVVQAKGVEMNKAETVTVFNDMCLMAPASLIDTRIQWEAIDSLTAKAIFTNGSSKIAATLYFSEAGQLVNFISDDRYDISDMKQYRFSTPVKEYKNLDGRNVLQYGLAVWHYPEGEFDYGKFYLKSIAYNVDDFQTW, encoded by the coding sequence ATGAAATATTTATTTGCCCTGGCCATTTTTATGCATGGCCTGATCCATTTGATGGGATTCGCCAAAGCCTTCAGGTTTGGGAATATGGCACAACTCACCAAAGACATTTCTAAACCTGCCGGCAGCTTTTGGTTATTGGCTTGCGGATTATTCCTCACCTGCGCCGTCGGATTTTTATTGAAGAAAGATTGGTGGCCCATACTGGCCATGTTGGCAGTGGCCACTTCGACGGTAGTTATACTGATTAGCTGGAAAGATGCCAGGCTCGGGATGATTCCCAATTTGATGATCCTTCTGGTGGCAATTGCCGCCTGGACCACACAAAGATTTGAAGCGTCATTTAAACAGGATGTGATGGACAACCTGCAGCGTACAAATAATTTGGCAATCGACCTGCTCATTGAAAATGACATCCGGCTTCTACCTAAACCAGTACAAAAATACCTTCACTATGCCGGTGCCCTTAATAAACCCAAAGTAAAAAACATGCGGGTAGTGTTCGAAGGTGAAATGCGAAGCAGGTCAAAGGGCTGGTTCAAGTTCCAATCGGTTCAATACAATTTCTTCGACGAGCCTGCAAGATTGTTTTTTATGAAAGCCAATATGTTTGGCACGGCCATACCCGGATACCACAAATACCAAAATGCTTCGGCTACCATGGATGTGAAACCCTTTGGGTTATTTTCAGTGGTACAGGCAAAGGGAGTGGAAATGAACAAGGCGGAAACAGTCACTGTATTTAATGATATGTGCCTGATGGCCCCTGCCAGTTTAATAGATACACGTATCCAATGGGAAGCCATTGACAGCCTAACTGCTAAAGCCATTTTTACCAACGGATCCAGTAAAATAGCCGCCACCCTGTATTTTAGTGAAGCCGGACAGTTGGTCAATTTTATTTCAGATGACAGGTATGATATCAGCGACATGAAACAATATCGCTTTTCTACACCCGTAAAAGAATACAAAAATCTGGATGGCCGTAATGTACTTCAATATGGTTTAGCAGTATGGCATTACCCTGAAGGGGAATTTGATTATGGTAAATTTTATTTAAAAAGTATAGCATATAATGTGGATGACTTCCAAACCTGGTGA